GCCTTCCGCTTTTGACAATCGCCCGCTCACCTTCAATGAGTTTGAGCAGCGAATTAATCAAATTATTTATGTTTCGGCCACCCCGGCGGCCTATGAGCTGAAAGCCGCCAAACAAGTGGCGGAACAGATTATACGTCCTACCGGGCTGGTGGATCCGGTCATTGATGTTCGGCCTATTGCCGGACAGATGGATGATCTATGGGCTGAAATCAAAGCCAGGACTGCTGCCAATGAGCGGGTGCTGGTGACTACCCTGACCAAAAAGATGGCGGAAAACCTTACTGAATATCTGAAAAACATGGGTATTAAAGTCCGCTACCTGCATTCGGATATTGCCACTATTGAACGGGTCGAGATAATTCGGGATCTCAGGGCCGGTGAGTTTGATGTTCTGGTGGGCATAAATTTACTCCGGGAGGGCCTTGACCTGCCGGAGGTATCATTAGTCGTTATATTGGATGCCGACAAGGAAGGCTTTTTGCGTTCGGAGACCTCTCTGATTCAGACTATCGGCCGGGCGGCCCGGAATGCTCACGGCAAGGTTGTCATGTACGCCGATACCATTACCGAATCCATGGGGCAGGCTATTGGCGAGACTGAGCGCCGGCGGATGATTCAGACAGAGTACAACACCAGACACGGCATTACTCCGAGAACCATTGAGAAACGGGTAAAAGAACTTATTGAAACCACCAAGGTGGCTGAAACCGGTGTTGAATACAAAACTGACCGTATCGGCAGCATGAACCGCACCGAAATGCTGGAACTGGCGGCCAACTTGGAGAAAGAGATGCGGCAGGCTTCTAAGCTGCTTGAGTTTGAACGGGCCGCCGAACTCAGGGATATGATAATAGAACTTAAGCAAAAAGCAGGAGAACCCGCGCCGAAGCCGAAAACATCTTTAAGTAAGACTGCCCGCCACCGAAAAAAGTGAACTAAAGATAGAGGAGGAAGATTTATGCGACTCATCAAGAACATCAAATTGAAACTTATTATAGTTAGCATTCTCGCGGTCAGCATGGCCTTTGGCGGGTCATCCCTGACGGCGCACCAGCCGGTTGCGGCCGTCGGACATGAATGGCTCACGGCGGCTGCCGCCCGGAGTGACGTTCCTGTTTCCGCTGCTCCAGTCATTATTAGCGGCAAACAGGATATAGTCAAGTCCTACTCCATTAATGAAATTAACCGGTACTTGTCGCAGATGGATTCGACGGATATTGCCGCTACCGTAAAACTTTTCCGGGCCATTGAACTGGTAAAATCCAGGTATGTGGGAGAAACGGCTACCGATACTCTAATGTCCGGCGCCGTTAAAGGCATGGTCAATTCATTAGGCGATCCTTATTCCTTGTACATGGACCCCAAGATGTATAAAGAATTTACCATTGGGACGAAAGGGTCATTTGGCGGCGTAGGCATCATACTCGGCGTCAAGGACCAATTGCTGACGGTTGTGGCCCCCATTGAGGGAACGCCGGGAGAACAGGCCGGTATTTTGAGCGGGGACCGGATTGTTAAGGTTGACGGCCGGGATACCAAAGACATGGCACTTGACGAAGCGGTGAATTTGATTCGCGGTCCGGAGGGCAGCGAAGTAACCTTAACCATCAGCCGCGCCGGACAGGACTTAAGAGATTTCACCCTGGTCCGTTCCAATATCCAGCTTAAGACCGTTGACGGCAAAATGATGGAAAGCGATATCGGCTATATCCGCCTGTCCATGTTCAATGAAAATACCGGCGACGACCTTTTCAAGAAACTGCAGGAACTGGAAGGGCAAGGTATGAAGGCGGTTATTCTGGATCTTAGAAACAATCCGGGCGGGCTGCTGGAAGAAAGCGTAAAAGTAGCCAACAATTTTGTCCCGAAAGGTCCGGTGGTTTCCGTCGTTGCTAAAGACGGAAGCAGGCAAACCTTTTCCTCTAATCTGGAAACACCTAAGTTTCCATTGGTTGTCCTGGTTAACGGCGGCAGCGCCAGCGCTTCAGAAATCGTAGCAGGCGCAGTGCAGGATACCGGCGCAGGAAAACTGATCGGTACCAAGACCTTTGGCAAGGGGTCGGTACAGACGCTATTGCCGTTAGGCGGCGATTCCGCTATTAAACTTACCATTGCCAAGTACTTTACTCCCCGGGACCGTTCCATAAACGGCGTGGGGATTGAGCCGGATATCATAGTTGAGATGCCTGACTTTAAAGAAAACGGCAAAGACCTGCAACTGGAAAAAGCTATTGAGGTTTTAAAAGGGAATTGACTTAACTGAATATTAATTTACTTGCCAATATAAAAGCATAGGGGCGCTTGGTAAAGCGCTCCTGTGCTAATATGCTTGATCTAGAAAAATGAAAGGGAAGCATCGTGAAAGAACAGATTGTCATCAAAGGGGCCAGACAGCATAACCTGAAAAATATAGATGTCATCATACCCCGCGACCAATTGGTTGTTATCACCGGCCTCAGCGGCTCCGGCAAGTCCTCGTTAGCCTTTGACACCATCTACGCTGAAGGACAGCGGCGGTACGTGGAGTCCCTGTCGGCTTACGCCCGTCAATTTCTTGGTCAAATGGACAAACCGGACGTGGATTATATCGAAGGCCTGTCACCGGCTATTTCTATTGACCAAAAGACCACCAGCCGCAATCCCCGTTCGACTGTCGGCACGGTAACGGAAATTTACGACTACCTGCGTCTTTTGTTCGCCCGGGCGGGACGGCCGTACTGTCCTAAATGCAACAAGCCCATCAGCCAGCAAACAGTGGACCAAATAGTAGACCAGCTGATTGCTTTAGGGGAAGGGGCCCGGCTGACCATTATGGCGCCGGTGGTACGGGGAAAAAAGGGCGAGCATCAAAAAATAGTGGAAGATATCCGTAAGCAGGGTTTTGTGCGGTTGCGCGTTGATGGTGAAATCCGGGATGTCACCGAGGCGCTTAATCTGGAAAAAAATAAAAAACATACCCTTGAGGTGGTTGTTGACCGGATTGTTGTGCGGGAAGGGGTCCAAACCCGTCTGGCAGACTCTTTGGAAACGGCGCTTGATCTGGGCGGCGGTGTCGTGAACGTCGCCGCCGCCGGGACTGGCGAACTGACATTCAGCCAAAATTTTGCTTGTGTCGACTGCGGCATCAGTCTGCCCGAGATTGCCCCCAGGATGTTTTCCTTCAACAGTCCTTTTGGCGCTTGTCCCGAATGTACCGGCCTCGGCAACAACCTGGAGATTGATCCGGCTTTAGTAATACCTGATCCTTCCAAATCTTTGCTTGACGGAGCTGTTGCTCCCTTCAGCAAAAGCAGCGCTTCCTATTTTATGAATCAATTGGAAGCAGTGGTGGAGCATTATGGCCACTCTGTCTACGACACCTGGGAGCAACTGCCTGATAATCTGAAAGAGGTAATTCTGTGGGGAGCGGGTCCCGACAAGTTCACCTTCCACTATGAAAACATGTATGGCGAGCATAAGACTTACTACACCACATACGAAGGCGTTATTCCCATCCTCAGCCGGCGGCACCGGGAATCTACCTCAGACTATGCCCGGGAAGAAATTGAAGAATATATGAGCTCCAAACCCTGTCCGGCCTGCAGGGGGGCCCGTTTAAAGCTTGAGGCGCTGGCTATCAGGGTAGGGGGAAAAAACATCTATGAAATAACCCGGTTTACAGTGGCTGACTGTCAGAAATTCTTTGCCGGTTTGGAACTGACCGCCAGAGAGACGGCAATTGCCAATCAGATATTGAAAGAGATCAATGCCCGTTTGGGATTTTTACTGAACGTGGGCTTAGACTACCTGACCCTTGACCGGGCAGCCGGCACTTTATCCGGCGGCGAGGCCCAGCGTATCCGGCTGGCTACTCAAATCGGTTCGGGGCTGGTGGGAGTGCTCTACATTTTGGATGAGCCCAGCATCGGCCTTCACCAGCGGGACAACAACCGTCTCTTAGCTACCTTGAAGCACCTGCGGGACTTGGGCAATACGCTGCTGGTGGTGGAGCATGACGAAGACACCATGTACGCCGCCGACCATATCATTGATATTGGTCCGGCTGCCGGACTACATGGCGGCGTAGTAGTGGCGCAAGGCGACATTGAGACGATCAAGGCCACTGAGCAGTCAATAACCGGTCAATACTTAAGCGGCAAGAAATACATTGCTATCCCCGCCACGCGGCGTCAGTCCAACGGTAAGTGGCTGGAGGTGGTGGGGGCCAGGGAAAACAACTTAAAAAATCTCAATGTCCGTTTTCCGCTGGGAGTTTTTACCGCCGTTACCGGGGTATCCGGTTCCGGCAAAAGTACCCTGGTCAACGAAATACTGTATAAAGGGCTGGCCAGCCAGTTGTACCGCGGCAGTCACAACCGTCCCGGCGTCCATGACGAAATCCGGGGAGTGGAATATATCGACAAAATTATTGATATTGATCAATCACCCATTGGCCGTACCCCCCGTTCCAATCCGGCAACTTATACCAGCTTGTTCGACTCCATTCGCGAGGTATTCAGCCAGACGCCGGAAGCCAAAATGCGCGGTTACCGGCCGGGACGTTTCAGCTTTAACGTCAAGGGGGGGCGCTGTGAAGCCTGCCGGGGCGACGGTATTATCAAAATTGAAATGCATTTTTTACCTGATGTTTACGTTCCTTGCGAAGTCTGCAAAGGCGCCCGCTACAACCGGGAGACGCTGGAAATTCATTACAAGGGAAAAAATATTGCCCAGGTGCTGGATATGATTGTGGATGAGGCGGTGGAGTTTTTTCGCAATATCCCCAAAATACACCGGAAGCTACAAATCATGCAGGACGTGGGTTTGGGATATATGAAGCTGGGACAGCCGGCAACTACGCTGTCGGGCGGTGAAGCGCAGCGGATAAAACTGGCTGCCGAACTGGCCCGGCGCAGTACCGGCAAGACTCTCTATATTCTGGACGAACCGACTACCGGCCTCCATACCGCCGATATCCACCGCCTGCTGGAGGTCTTACAGCGCCTGGTGGATGGCGGTGATACGGTAGTTGTCATCGAGCACAATCTGGATGTCATCAAAACAGCCGATTACATCATTGATCTGGGGCCGGAGGGCGGTTACCGGGGCGGCGACATTGTCGCCCAGGGTACGCCGGAAGAGATAGCAGCCGTTCCTGTATCTTACACCGGCATGTTCTTAAAACCGGTGCTTGAACGCCGGCTGCAGAAAGGACCTGTTTAAGCGCAGAGGGCACTCTGCATCCTTCTAGTGGTCTGTATCATGAGTTGCACGCTACTTCTTTGATAGGAGCGAGATCATGAATAGAGGCGTCATCCCTTTGCAGGACAGCGCCTCTGTTTATTCCATATCCATCTGAGAAAGCTGTTTTATTTGGTCACGCTGGCCGTAGATAACGGCGGTAACCTGTACCTTGTCATTTCCTTCGTCAATCCAAAAGTAAATAAGAAAGTTTTTTACAGGCAGTTTATGAATGCCTGAGTTTCGCCACGGTTCTTCTTCTGTCAATGCAATCCGCTGCGGAAACTGAGAAAGCGATGAAATTGCCCTTTCTATTTCGTCAAGCAAACGCAGGGCGGCTTTTGGAACTCTTAACTCAGAAGCAATGTATTTTATGATTTCTTGCAGTTGTTCCTCTGCCTGTGCGGTGATTTTAACGATGTATGTTTTATCCGCCATAAATTACAGTCCCCGTCTTAACTCTTTAAACACCTCAGAAGCAGGACGGGAACGGTCTGCCCTTGCTTCATCCAACCCCTTTTGCATGATTGCGTCAAATGCGGCGGCATCCATTTCATCCAACGCCAGCGGAGCGGCAGGAAGCGACAGGGAAAACGGAATGCTTTTAGTCATAACAATTTGTTTATAGAGCATGTTGATTACAACGGAAGCCGGAACTCCCAGCTTTGCCATGATAGATTCTGCTTTTTCTTTTATGTCCGGCTCGACACGAGCGAGAACATTTGCTGTTTTTATGGCCACAATAGTTCCACCTTTCATTTTTTCTTTATTATATTCTATTGTATAACGTTTAGCAATACATTATTCAAGTTTTTTCTAACTAAAACTTCAGGTGCATATATTGAAACGCAAGTGAGACACTTCACTTGAAGTGTCTCACTTGCGGCATTTCCATATTTCCGCCTCCGTTATCTTGTATCCTGCTGCGTTATAATTTACGAAATCATTTGTTTATAAACAAACTGGGTGTCAACATTCCCCATCCGGAACTGGGGATTGCGCAATACGTTCTTATGGAAGTCAATGGTAGTATCAATACCGGTGATAATAAACTCTCCTAAAGCCCGTTCCATGGTTTTGATGGCGTCTCCCCGCGTTTTCCCGTAGGCAATTACCTTGGTAATTAGGGAATCATAATAAGGTTGAACAACAGAACCCGCGCATACGCCGCTGTCTACCCGGACGTTTGGGCCGCCGGGCTGGTGGTAAAAGTCGATTTGTCCCGGGCAGGGCATAAAGTTGGCGTTGGGGTTTTCCGCATTAATGCGGCACTCAATGGCATGTCCGTTCAGTTTCACGTCGGCTTGGCTGAATGTCAGCTGATGTCCCGCTGCAATCTGGATCTGCGTTTTTACAAGGTCAACGCCGCTGACCATCTCAGTGATGCCATGTTCCACTTGAATCCGGGGGTTAATTTCCATAAAATAAAAATTCCCACCGCAATCCAAAAGGAATTCGACCGTACCAACATTGGTATAATGGATGCTCTTGGCTGCCCGCACTGCCAGTTCACCAACTTTTTGGCGCATTTCCGGCGTAAGAATACTGGAGGGAGCTTCTTCCAGAATTTTTTGATTGCGCCGCTGAAGAGAACACTCCCGTTCTCCCAGGTGAACAATATGCCCGAAGTTGTCGGCAACAATCTGGACTTCTATATGACGGGCGTTGCAAATATATTTTTCAAAATAATACGGAGTAGAAGCAAGACTGGAAGCATCATATTTACGAACAGCTTGATGCAATTCCGGCTGGTTGTTGACAACAAACATGCCATGTCCGCCGCCGCCTGCTATGGGCTTTAAAATAACAGGGTAACCAATGCTTTCCGCCTGACATATAGC
This window of the Methylomusa anaerophila genome carries:
- a CDS encoding S41 family peptidase yields the protein MRLIKNIKLKLIIVSILAVSMAFGGSSLTAHQPVAAVGHEWLTAAAARSDVPVSAAPVIISGKQDIVKSYSINEINRYLSQMDSTDIAATVKLFRAIELVKSRYVGETATDTLMSGAVKGMVNSLGDPYSLYMDPKMYKEFTIGTKGSFGGVGIILGVKDQLLTVVAPIEGTPGEQAGILSGDRIVKVDGRDTKDMALDEAVNLIRGPEGSEVTLTISRAGQDLRDFTLVRSNIQLKTVDGKMMESDIGYIRLSMFNENTGDDLFKKLQELEGQGMKAVILDLRNNPGGLLEESVKVANNFVPKGPVVSVVAKDGSRQTFSSNLETPKFPLVVLVNGGSASASEIVAGAVQDTGAGKLIGTKTFGKGSVQTLLPLGGDSAIKLTIAKYFTPRDRSINGVGIEPDIIVEMPDFKENGKDLQLEKAIEVLKGN
- the uvrA gene encoding excinuclease ABC subunit UvrA is translated as MKEQIVIKGARQHNLKNIDVIIPRDQLVVITGLSGSGKSSLAFDTIYAEGQRRYVESLSAYARQFLGQMDKPDVDYIEGLSPAISIDQKTTSRNPRSTVGTVTEIYDYLRLLFARAGRPYCPKCNKPISQQTVDQIVDQLIALGEGARLTIMAPVVRGKKGEHQKIVEDIRKQGFVRLRVDGEIRDVTEALNLEKNKKHTLEVVVDRIVVREGVQTRLADSLETALDLGGGVVNVAAAGTGELTFSQNFACVDCGISLPEIAPRMFSFNSPFGACPECTGLGNNLEIDPALVIPDPSKSLLDGAVAPFSKSSASYFMNQLEAVVEHYGHSVYDTWEQLPDNLKEVILWGAGPDKFTFHYENMYGEHKTYYTTYEGVIPILSRRHRESTSDYAREEIEEYMSSKPCPACRGARLKLEALAIRVGGKNIYEITRFTVADCQKFFAGLELTARETAIANQILKEINARLGFLLNVGLDYLTLDRAAGTLSGGEAQRIRLATQIGSGLVGVLYILDEPSIGLHQRDNNRLLATLKHLRDLGNTLLVVEHDEDTMYAADHIIDIGPAAGLHGGVVVAQGDIETIKATEQSITGQYLSGKKYIAIPATRRQSNGKWLEVVGARENNLKNLNVRFPLGVFTAVTGVSGSGKSTLVNEILYKGLASQLYRGSHNRPGVHDEIRGVEYIDKIIDIDQSPIGRTPRSNPATYTSLFDSIREVFSQTPEAKMRGYRPGRFSFNVKGGRCEACRGDGIIKIEMHFLPDVYVPCEVCKGARYNRETLEIHYKGKNIAQVLDMIVDEAVEFFRNIPKIHRKLQIMQDVGLGYMKLGQPATTLSGGEAQRIKLAAELARRSTGKTLYILDEPTTGLHTADIHRLLEVLQRLVDGGDTVVVIEHNLDVIKTADYIIDLGPEGGYRGGDIVAQGTPEEIAAVPVSYTGMFLKPVLERRLQKGPV
- a CDS encoding type II toxin-antitoxin system RelE/ParE family toxin; translation: MADKTYIVKITAQAEEQLQEIIKYIASELRVPKAALRLLDEIERAISSLSQFPQRIALTEEEPWRNSGIHKLPVKNFLIYFWIDEGNDKVQVTAVIYGQRDQIKQLSQMDME
- a CDS encoding type II toxin-antitoxin system RelB/DinJ family antitoxin translates to MAIKTANVLARVEPDIKEKAESIMAKLGVPASVVINMLYKQIVMTKSIPFSLSLPAAPLALDEMDAAAFDAIMQKGLDEARADRSRPASEVFKELRRGL
- the accC gene encoding acetyl-CoA carboxylase biotin carboxylase subunit, whose product is MFDRVLIANRGEIAIRIIRACQELGIETVAVYSDVDADSLHVQLADYACNIGPADAAHSYLNGKAIVAAAEAAQADAIHPGYGFLSENADFAELVTKEGLAFIGPSADVIRQVGNKDAARDVMRSAGISMSQGSDLVDNLDNAICQAESIGYPVILKPIAGGGGHGMFVVNNQPELHQAVRKYDASSLASTPYYFEKYICNARHIEVQIVADNFGHIVHLGERECSLQRRNQKILEEAPSSILTPEMRQKVGELAVRAAKSIHYTNVGTVEFLLDCGGNFYFMEINPRIQVEHGITEMVSGVDLVKTQIQIAAGHQLTFSQADVKLNGHAIECRINAENPNANFMPCPGQIDFYHQPGGPNVRVDSGVCAGSVVQPYYDSLITKVIAYGKTRGDAIKTMERALGEFIITGIDTTIDFHKNVLRNPQFRMGNVDTQFVYKQMIS